TGTCCCCATACATGTTCCCTGCATAAAAGTTCAAATTATGATCTTAGCTACACCAGTTCATGTTGAAGAAGTTAAGGTCCAACAAACACACTGTTAAAGCCCAAAGAAATTCAATTTAGCATTCCATTCATCAAATATCTTGAAGACATAAGAGTGCCATAGAATTAAATAAGCAACAATGCCACTAGAGCTAAACAGACATCAATAGCAATGCAAATCACCAGCTGCTAACAGAAGATATTTTGAAGGTAAAAACTCATTACCATGAAACCCTGTCAGGCCCCTCCTTTGGCAGATGATCAAAAGCCGATTCGACAGCCCGCTTCAGCTCCCCAACGGTTCCCATCTTACTCACCTCAACTCCttcacaacaaaaaaattccaCAAACTTCATTAAATTCTCATTCAgcattatcacaaacacccaATCTACATTCTCACACACTCAAATCAATCAAAAGGCAAACATCAATTTCCACAAAACCTAACAAAACACAGATAACCACTCGAACAGATCCACATCCacaacatcaaattaaaaacctACCAAAAGTGGATCCGTCCAATTTGAGAACCGTGATTCGGAGGGGCGGCTGCTGAAGCCTGTTGTAGGACGAAGCGCTCCGCCTCGGGCCGCCGACATACGCCGTTGGGGGAAACAAGCGCACAATCGATCCATTCGAGAATCGAGGCTTGTAGCGATCGATCTCCACAATCTGCATCATCGCGGAATGCCGCAAAATCGGGAACGAAGAAATCGAGTATCGTCGATCATGAGGCCTCCATTTATACGTCTCCTCGTCGCGGATCTCGAAATTGTGATGGTTGTTAGCAGATTCGGAGGTAGGGTATGGCTTGTGTCGAGAGAGATTCGATTGGAATGAAATCGAATTTGCGCATTCGCTCTTCTTTTCGTTTTCCCCTTTCgctttttctctctctgcgAAGAATGAATGACAGTTAATACAGTTAATACCCGCCTTTTCCATTTCTTATTTGGGCCTTATTTTGAAgcccaattaaatattttcagcCCAAATAAAGGCCCGTTAAAAGTTTTTTATTGGGCCTATACCAACAAATTATCCCTTTTACTTTTGGATATTGGGCTGATaatatcatactccctccaatTCTTCaaagttgaggcggaacttttcggcacggagttttaaaaatgaatgttgggtgtgttaaataaatagataaaaaagtaagagagaggaaaagacagagagaataaagtataaagtgaataaagtagagagaataagagagagaaaaaagttaccatatatggaaatgactcaactatgaagaaacttttcgaaatggaaaaatgactcaactatgaaaaaaCGGAGGGGGTAGCTGATAGGCCCATGTGAATAAATGGAGAAACATTATTTAtcttgaaaaaaattgttttacaaATGCTTATGTTGTTAAATTAGGACTGAATGTGTGTTGTGATtatgcaaaattttaaatttttatctcaTATTTAACAAAAGTGACAATATTTGCAATCCGAGTGATCAAATCATGCCAAATTgaatagtaattaaattcGGTTCAGATTTTTCggatttctttttctttgagaATTCGAATTTTCGATTCAATTTGGATTGATTTTTAGAAACGGAAAAAATCTTATAATCCGAGTTACTGATATGTAATagttacaaaattttatttctcatttttggattttttttgggtaggttattagttataaaaaaattggatattttgaATCAGATCGGATTtatattatctcaaaattcGAATTCGGTATAATTCCGACCGAAAATTCAAATGCTCGCCCCTGTCCGGACTCGTCCTTTCCTTCAgttgtcgaaccaattttgaCGGCTCGCGTATCTCAATGTCATACAATAAACATCGTACAATTTTCATATTGTATATCTCAAATTACTATTCTTAGAACACACACTATTGTCGTATTAAAAgtatgtaaaataaaagtatgatATGTCTCGATCGAAAGCCATGGTCATGAAAGGAACAAGAGGAAAGAAAAGGCCTTTAGTACATGAACCTTGAGGAACACACACATGCCTACGTACTACACAATTAGTGCATAAAGACAAGTAATCTTTGAGTCCACATCATCTCTCACTTTAAGAATGTATTGATGAGCAACTATTTTGGTTCATGAACCTTATCTTACTTTGATTAAAAGATCAAAATCACAAGATAATtgttattatgatttatgaatgaCAACATATTCATTTCTTTTGGAAGataatagtaatttaaatcatgaaatttgttCGAATTCTAGTCAGTCTTGTATGTGTGTAGAAAACGTCTTATGCTAATGCTCAAGTGAACATTATAAATCTTTCCTAGCAGAggatttaaggaaaaaaaaggtgAACAGCTTAATTAAATGgggaaaaaggaagaaaaaaaataatccactTTTTTAGTGAAACGATAATAAAGATCCCGTTTTGTACATAGATAATCAGAAGCAAAAGGAGACCAGATCACTAATTGTATGCCGACACTAAATATGAGACTCGATGGGTGAAAGAAAATTCTTAACACCAAAATATCTAACTTGTATATAGGACCAAGTTGGTTTTCAAAATCATACGAATTTTGATGATAAAATCcatcaataattcaaaaatgtaAACATATGTGTGTCTTGCAAGAAGATGATAACTAATTTGAATATGGCCACATTCATTACATCAACTTGTAATTTCTAGGATTATAGGGACCTCCCAAACCCTATCCATGTCTATGAATAGACAACATCACTTGGACCCTTTTATTTGGATAGTTGCtcaaattattaaatgtaTGTTGTACATACTctaatatatttcaaaattgtggacatataaaactaagcTTCAAAagtttctttaaaatttgttaaattcaTCAAGGTAGTtagtgcaaaaaaaaaatgttaatttaagATCTCCCAATGAACCTATTTTATAGTTCATCTTTTCCGGTCAAGTTCTTCGTTCTATCTTTCTTTTAGCAATTTCAATAAgtttatataaagaaaataaggaTGTATTTTTAATACGATCAATCATGGTTTTTCATTTAACCTTTGATGACTCAAACCACTGACCTAATAGATAAAGGAGAAACGTTTTACCAACTAAATTGCAGTTTACtgtgaaaataaataaggtTGAAGCCCCTATCCTCGCATGCAGGTGCATGTTCATCGTACTACAATATAGCCACATCACTAGTTCAAATCGCAAGAAAAATCTTTTAAAGATCTCGAATTtacaatttagaaaattcaactttttcaaccagggttttttttgagaatttttttaCACGTTGGCCCTTATGTACGTGCAATATATTGATTAGAGTATGGATTAGACTAAACCTAGAATATGTGGGATCAATATGTTTTGTATGTATATGTGCATGTAATTTTGGGCAATTGCGACTACTATGTTGTTCTGCCACCACGTGATCACTTTAATtgctaattttgaaattttatactgtaATTGAATTATTCTAATGATTGCGAATGCTTTAATAAATCTCGAGTTGAAGTGCTaagctatatatatagataatactcccaccgtcccaaggaagatgactcatttcttaggcggcacaagattttatgcaaatttattttgtgtgttgagaggagagagtaaagtaagagagagggaataaagtagagataaagatgtttccattttaagtaataggtcatcttagttgagacaaactaaaaaagaaagtgggtcatcttcaatgggacggagggaatagtaatACTACTAGTTTATTTAAACAATGGAGTACGTGTATGATTATAGAAAACATTAaaagcatatataattaaatatttttatatattatacaaaatattagtagtgaTATTCAgtgataaaatatagtactaccaATTATTTAACATAAGATATAAGATTTAGAATaggaaatatgaaaaaaagcCAAACATGTTCTTAAATACTAGAAcataattatttctcaattgtcGAATCACTACCCCTCTTTTGGCCTACCAAAAACTTTATTGTTATGTCCCtccatcattttttttatgtttccaACCCCACCACATTTAGCTCTTTTTCGATCTAGGGTTTacatagaaattaaaattaatgcgTGACATGTAtcctatatatagagagagcaTAACATCCAAATCGAAATTGTGAAACTTAGATCTATATTAGTACATTCCATTTGATTAGTTGTACAATTGAAAGGCATTGATGGAACTCGAACTCGGGCTTGCTCTTCCCAACCACAACGCGAATAACAATGGATTCAAGATCGAAAAACGCAAGGAATATAGACAGAAACGGGTGTTTCTCGAAGATCATAGCGCCACCGGAGTTGAGGGCACGACTTTATCGTTGCTCTCATGGAGCGGCGTTGCAGAGATGGAGGACGGCGTCGGCCGCCCTCCAAAATATAGGAAACTCGTGCGGCTAATATTTTGTAACCTAGCTAAGTGATgcatttcttttaatatttcaatttttttatttattctcttttttctcttctttctatGAGTAGTGACGGTGTCCACCGAAGATTCGAGGGGTGGCCACCGACGGACTCGTCATCCCATCACCGTCGGTCACACATGACAACTACAGAGCAAGTTGAGAGAAAGTCGATGCACGTGAAGGTGAAGATGGAGGGCGTTGCCATAGGGCGGAAAGTCGATCTTAGGGATTTCGATTCCTATCATGATTTAACAAACACATTGATGGATATGTTTGCCAAATGTATGccctaatttttcttttctaccTAACCGTCGCTTTTACACTCAAAATCCGTGGCAATGTTAACATTGCTACGAATTTTGGTCACCCAAATGTCAAATTTGGGATTGCGGCGGAATTTTATTCGTTGGTAACAATGTGTTCgatttgacatttttcttaTGTACAAATGTGCAGATGGTAAAATTGAGAGTGGGGAAGAGTACACTTTATTGTACTTGGACAAAGAGGGAGATTGGATGTTAGTTGGAGATTTGGATTGGGAGTAAGTATATAATTAGTGTACTagttaatactcctatataattaattttcttacaaTAACATActtaacttttttaatattaattgcaGGGAATTTGTGGAATCTGTCAGACGTGTCGAGATACTAAAGAATGACAACAAAATGGGCTTTCGATTATTGTTGTCTAAGAATTAATACCATACGATGTGTATTGCTTGTATTTGTGAAGTATTTCATCgaaaaatttgtatttaagAATTCAATTGTATAAGGAAGTGTAAAGAAATTGTATTCAAGAATTGTGTGTAATTACAAGTCACGTCCATAGAAAATGAAGGAATCGAATCAGTTTATTAGTCCATACTCAATTTTAGCCCTTACTAAATTGACAGAGGTTAGAGGGATTTAAGTGGCTAAACCTAAAGACAgaacaaaaagagaaatgagtGCAAAAGATTGGTTTGAGAAAAAAAGGTCGAAAACCGAACTCAAATGGAATTCCTAATGGCAGACGAAGattttcctttaaaaataacacaaaacgCAATGTAAATTCTGCTAGAAAAGACGTTCGGGCAGCTTATGCTAATGAAACTATCGGAATTTAAGGTACAAATTAATCAAGATATTCTCATATTCAGTTTATAGCAAGCCAAGAATTTCACCATTATTTCAGCTCGCAATATTGTGTGATTTGTGCGTTTTTTCTAGCTCCGTAGATCGCATTTTTGAGCTCCTCTTTCagtttcttcatcttttttgataaatttcttCTGCATTTTGATTCTCCACATTTGTTAGTAAAGAGTGAAGTTCTCATCCTTGTTGAAATTTCTCATTTACTCGTAATAACGGTAGTCTGCAAAATTTCTTTACGACATTGGATTGTCATAGCCATTGggcaatcaatttttttaatccaacttttttattaatccaAATTGAAAGGCAATTCCTCCCACCCGATCAATAATCATAACTAAgctttttttggaaaaaataatcataaataagCTAGCTAATGTTGACTAGTAAACCGTCCACACACCAAAAGCAATTCCACCAAAAACAGACTAAGCCTCTCACCTAAATTAAATTCACCAATTCAACGACAACGATGTTGCACTCTACAACTCAACCTGGATACCTTTTTCTCAAATCAATTTCCactatttccaaattttcacGGCAAGATATGGTAGTCCAACTTTTTTGAATCTACTCCATTGACGCAGAATTCAATTTCCAACGAGACCGCGACAAAAAACACACTCTACCTCCGTCTACTACCAGTAATCTTGATAGTTGACGACACAtgtttaatgcaaaattggtaaaatacgagataaaaatagagagaagaaGTGATGGTGGCAtttttagtggaaaatgagacaCTGCTCAATAAATAGAGAAACTTATCAAAAATAGAAGGCGATTAGAGATGGAGCTAGTAAAATAACTCCATTGAGTAAGTAAGACTAGACATGGTCACAAGCATAAAGCTTAGTCTGATAACCAGAAAAGAAAACATGACAAGATCATATCAATCTTCAACTTTGCTAGATTCTTTAGATGCTTCCAGAAATGAGAGAATCAGAATCTAcatgaatgaaaatttatcTAGAAAAAACTAATATTCCATACCCAAATTTGGATTATCACTGTATTAGCACACTTACTTAGTTACTCCTACTAAACAACCAAAATCCACCAAAGACAGACAATTTTGCAAGTAATGTCAGATCCAAATGGTTCTAAACAATATTGGTATCCCTACAAGTAGAAATAAGCCTAATCCAACATCTACATACacaaaattatcatattagaaagaaaagaatagGATTAGTAGTTCTAGAACAAGCACCTGCAATCccaaatgaaataatattacaaaacaGAAATGCACAAATGCCAGCAAAATCACATCAAATACATTGAATATCACAAGATTTAAAATCTAACGTATAGGAAAATTTACCAAGAATCAGTAGGGTGTATAGTAGTAACCAGCAGGTGGCACTCCGACTCCGTTCACTGGTGGCATACCATATGGCATTGGAGGCTGTACGCCGGGAGCATGATATCCGCCTGCACCGATCTTGGCCAGGCTCGTCTGGCCTTGCATCCCGTCTCTGTGATACTGCTGCCACACCATCTGCTCCTGCACCAGCAGTTGCTGCTTCTTCTCCATGTCGGCCATCTGCACGTATGAAGGAGGCGCAATGCTTAAAGACGCAGCAAATGGATCCTGTCCCACGGTCTGGACTGTTCCATCGGGCGCAGGGAGTGCCAGGACTGGAGTTTTACTCGCTCCAGGACCTGGCAGCGCAACGCTGCTGGCACTGCCACCACTCAAGTGAGAAGTGCTCACATGCTGCTTAACCATTCCCTGGTCATACATGCCATTCAACAGCAACGGATCAAGTCCACCACCCATTGAAGCCTTTTGCTGAGACAAATGGCTAGCAGTTTCGACAAGAGCCAATTCCCAATCAGCCTTGCCCGTCTCTGCAGCCGGATTTTGCCAGGCGGAGGTCACCTCTGATTCCCCATTCGAATGGAATGCTTCCCACGAGCCATTCCCGTTGTTGGCCACCGGTCCAGCAAACAGTGCCAGAGCAAACTTATTCCCTTGATCATCAGCAGTCACTCCCTCATCCCTTAGATCCAGCAGATCGCCTTGAATGGCGGGCTTAGGAGGCTCAGGCTCAGGTTGTGGTGGGGGAGTAGGGTCCTCAGGAGGCGGCAGCGCCTTAATCTCTTGCACCGGCTCTTCCTCCACAGGAGGAGCCGGCAATGCCTCCACCTTCCTCTCTGGGCTCTTTGTCGCCTTAGCCCTGTCCCTCACAAATTCCTCCAAAGTCTCCAACAATTTGCCTGTAATTTTCTGAACTTCTGGAAACTCAGAAGACCTCGACACACCAATGTCCTTGCACCAGTTATAGAATCCGATCAATTCGTCTATCTGCTTTGCTGAGCTAGCATAAGCATCAAACGCCTTGACACAATCTTGATACTCCATATCAAAGAACTTGTCAAGAAGCACAGCCAAAACCTCACAGATATCAGCATACAGCTTGAAGCTCTCCTTAACAATAGCATACATTGCAACCAGAATCATCCTCTCATTCTTTGCCAAACCCGTAGGCCGGCAAGACAAAAACCGATCCAACAGCCTCTGCAAATGACTCATCTTCCCAAAGATCCTCTCGGGCGCCATATCCCTAAGAGGAGTAGCATCTTTCTTCGCCTGTGTCGACTCTCTCACATCACCAGACGACCTAGATCTGCGCATCCCATAGGGCTCCTCCCGATACTCGTGACTATACTCGTATCCATTACCCCTGTTTGATCCCGGTGGTGATCTATAGTTGTACCTATCATCTCTAGCCCCAGATCTCTCAATCTCACCACCATTCCCACTCTGCTTCCGCTCATAAATCATCATCTCCAGCCTCTGATCCAAGTACAGCGCGTAGGTTCTCACAAAAGCCGAGTGATCCCAAGAACTCGAGTGCGCCTCATCGCGAAAATCAGACATATTCAACAACCTAGTCCCCCTTCTAGTAGCATACATGATTTCCTGCTGGAAGACAGCATCTCCTTCATTGAGCAATCGATGAATAAGCATCAAACACTTGAGAGCCACAATCCAATCACGCGTTTTCCCCAACCTTCTAGACACAGCGACCACACAGGCGCTAACATACCCTCGGGAAAACGAGGTCAACTGGAGAATCTCCCTCAAATACTTCTCCGACGCCGGATCGTCGTCGTGGCTGGTGGCTTTGACTATGGCGACCTCCAGCTCCGGCGCCATGTTGCTCGCGACCTTAGCGATCCCGATGCTGGTCTGATCCTTCACCGCCCCGATCGCTTTCCGTATCGTGCTCGGCGCCATCGCTCTACCCGATCTCGCCGATACCCTACGCTAACAACACCATAAACACAAATTCAACGCAAAATCATACCCTACATCCCTCGATACACTCAATTCAGCTAAGAATCACAAAATTCCAGCAACTTAACCAACCAAtttcaatcaaaacaaataaaaaaacttaacaGTCAGCTCCATTTCAACGAAAACACAAACATCCGGcgattaattaacaaaaatcaaacaaatcatTCACCTTCCCAGAAAACGAGGAACTGGAGGCGCTGCAGCTGCAGTAGTGTGTGATTTGTGAAATTGCGGGTTTCTGGCGGACGATGCGGCGattctctctctagatttGCTGCGAacttgaggagagagaaaggtataaaaatggaaagaagggtaaaaacaataaaaaaattataggtaaaagaaaagggaaaggaGAATAGAAAGGTGGATTGAAATGGTGCGGTTAGATCCGGGAGAATCACGGCCGTCGATTTTGATCGGAAACAATATATTGAAGGAGGCGGTGGCACAGTTGGTGTGAGTTGCTGCTGGGTTGTCTCTACCACTTAATTCTTGATGTgttgttacattttttttttaaaataactttgtaaattaatgtaatttaatttaattaccttCTAAAGGTCAATATTTTGTAAAGTAGATCTACAGATTTTAATGAAAGATTTGTTGAATTagtaaatggaaaattttacGTAATCTATTGTTTTCTTAAgattatactagtagtataattaaCCTTCCTAATACGATATTCgtatatttaattgtattttgatgtagtatatatggaaatgattGTCATTGATATTGTTGGTATGTTTACCATACAAATTTTGGATAATATGTCACGTCAGAGTCATCGTCGATATGACATTTCTGGgtgattcattaatttttatttaatctgaTGCAAAACAGATAAGTATCGATCTCATAGTCATACTATATTACATTAGGACATATtacatacaaatacaataatGGGAAGTGgagtttttcattttcttgggttcaaattatactctcttcgtctcaTTAACTATGCAACATTTTAGAATCGGCACGaatttttatgtagtgttgtttcataagttaatgaagagagagaaaagaaagaaagataaaaaa
The genomic region above belongs to Salvia hispanica cultivar TCC Black 2014 chromosome 3, UniMelb_Shisp_WGS_1.0, whole genome shotgun sequence and contains:
- the LOC125213429 gene encoding probable clathrin assembly protein At4g32285 gives rise to the protein MAPSTIRKAIGAVKDQTSIGIAKVASNMAPELEVAIVKATSHDDDPASEKYLREILQLTSFSRGYVSACVVAVSRRLGKTRDWIVALKCLMLIHRLLNEGDAVFQQEIMYATRRGTRLLNMSDFRDEAHSSSWDHSAFVRTYALYLDQRLEMMIYERKQSGNGGEIERSGARDDRYNYRSPPGSNRGNGYEYSHEYREEPYGMRRSRSSGDVRESTQAKKDATPLRDMAPERIFGKMSHLQRLLDRFLSCRPTGLAKNERMILVAMYAIVKESFKLYADICEVLAVLLDKFFDMEYQDCVKAFDAYASSAKQIDELIGFYNWCKDIGVSRSSEFPEVQKITGKLLETLEEFVRDRAKATKSPERKVEALPAPPVEEEPVQEIKALPPPEDPTPPPQPEPEPPKPAIQGDLLDLRDEGVTADDQGNKFALALFAGPVANNGNGSWEAFHSNGESEVTSAWQNPAAETGKADWELALVETASHLSQQKASMGGGLDPLLLNGMYDQGMVKQHVSTSHLSGGSASSVALPGPGASKTPVLALPAPDGTVQTVGQDPFAASLSIAPPSYVQMADMEKKQQLLVQEQMVWQQYHRDGMQGQTSLAKIGAGGYHAPGVQPPMPYGMPPVNGVGVPPAGYYYTPY
- the LOC125216974 gene encoding auxin-responsive protein IAA28-like, with translation MDSRSKNARNIDRNGCFSKIIAPPELRARLYRCSHGAALQRWRTASAALQNIGNSDGVHRRFEGWPPTDSSSHHRRSHMTTTEQVERKSMHVKVKMEGVAIGRKVDLRDFDSYHDLTNTLMDMFAKYGKIESGEEYTLLYLDKEGDWMLVGDLDWEEFVESVRRVEILKNDNKMGFRLLLSKN